The following proteins come from a genomic window of Nitrospira sp.:
- a CDS encoding Urease accessory protein UreD codes for MQASAGPRKKTAPERRTIQKRKTSEKRSPSRKRSTPPAFSTEFIGRVGELRLDYAKPDRRTIIAHSYFTTPWKLLPPIYLDETGAAYTLLVNPSGGLVGGDHLSIDMSLDRDAHVLISSPSANRVYRTESKVSQQHINITVGPGAILEWVPEHTIPFAGSRFRQILHATLAPGATLLLWDAVASGRIAREERWAFTDLENEIRITTASGSSLLERYVLDPAADLGCVGLAEEWNYVASFYVVNDAVVPDTWSRLESKIASILDERPNHVLGGVSTPTVPGVAIKLLTRTAPDLTYMLDTLWAAIREELWNLPPVSLRKY; via the coding sequence GTGCAGGCTTCAGCAGGACCACGGAAAAAGACTGCGCCGGAAAGACGTACGATTCAGAAACGAAAAACTTCTGAAAAAAGAAGTCCGTCCAGAAAAAGAAGTACGCCTCCGGCATTTTCCACAGAATTTATCGGACGAGTCGGTGAACTCCGGCTTGACTATGCCAAGCCGGACCGCCGAACCATCATCGCACACTCGTACTTCACAACGCCCTGGAAGCTGCTCCCTCCTATTTATCTTGATGAGACGGGAGCCGCATACACGCTTCTCGTCAATCCATCCGGAGGCCTTGTCGGAGGAGACCATTTGTCCATAGATATGAGCCTGGATCGGGACGCGCACGTCCTGATTTCCTCACCTTCTGCCAATCGGGTCTATCGAACCGAGAGCAAGGTCTCACAACAGCACATCAATATTACCGTTGGGCCTGGCGCGATCTTGGAATGGGTCCCCGAGCATACTATTCCGTTCGCCGGTTCACGATTTCGGCAGATACTTCATGCCACGCTGGCACCCGGCGCGACGCTTCTCTTGTGGGATGCCGTCGCATCAGGGCGTATCGCCAGAGAGGAGCGATGGGCATTTACCGATCTGGAGAACGAAATCCGTATCACAACGGCATCCGGCAGTTCTCTTTTGGAGCGATACGTCCTTGATCCCGCCGCTGACCTGGGTTGCGTAGGGCTTGCAGAAGAATGGAACTATGTTGCCTCCTTCTATGTGGTCAACGATGCTGTCGTGCCAGATACCTGGAGCCGACTGGAGTCGAAAATCGCATCTATCTTGGATGAACGACCGAACCATGTGTTAGGAGGAGTCTCGACGCCGACCGTGCCGGGGGTTGCCATCAAATTGTTGACTCGAACGGCACCCGACCTCACCTACATGCTGGATACTCTCTGGGCCGCCATCCGCGAAGAGCTGTGGAATCTCCCACCTGTATCCTTAAGGAAATATTAA
- a CDS encoding fatty acid desaturase, producing the protein MTASTTSSNGLKRTYPVYVTVLLFSLIAVSALIGVPLFGYVYGYTWLDWTMFVLLYIITGLGITVGYHRLISHRSFSCPDWVKAGFLMAGGWALQNSALKWGADHIRHHAACDQDADPYNAKLGFWHSHCGWLFADQRYSDEKYATRLRQDPVVMWQHRYYTPIFLSGLALPFLVGFLYNGWGGGASCFMLAGVGRTFAVLNSTFCINSVCHLWGSQPHSQTDSSRDSWLVSLLTFGEGYHNYHHTYQSDYRNGPSWYNFDPSKWLIFMLSLVGLAWSLRTAHAADSRSSDL; encoded by the coding sequence ATGACAGCATCGACAACGTCTTCCAACGGCCTTAAGCGAACCTACCCGGTCTATGTGACGGTATTGCTGTTCAGTCTCATCGCCGTGAGCGCACTCATTGGCGTTCCGTTATTCGGATATGTCTATGGTTATACCTGGCTGGATTGGACCATGTTCGTGCTTCTCTACATCATCACAGGACTGGGCATTACGGTCGGGTATCATCGCCTGATCTCGCATAGGAGCTTCAGCTGCCCCGACTGGGTCAAGGCCGGCTTTCTGATGGCCGGAGGATGGGCCTTGCAAAACTCCGCTCTCAAATGGGGAGCCGACCACATTCGCCATCACGCTGCCTGTGACCAAGACGCTGATCCGTACAATGCAAAGCTGGGGTTTTGGCACAGTCACTGCGGGTGGCTTTTTGCCGATCAGCGCTATTCCGACGAAAAGTATGCCACGCGCCTCAGACAGGATCCGGTTGTGATGTGGCAACATCGTTACTATACGCCGATCTTTCTCTCTGGGCTGGCGCTCCCATTCCTGGTGGGCTTTCTCTATAACGGGTGGGGCGGCGGTGCCAGTTGCTTCATGCTGGCCGGTGTGGGTCGGACCTTTGCCGTGCTGAATTCGACCTTTTGCATCAATTCAGTTTGTCATCTCTGGGGAAGCCAACCACACAGTCAGACGGATTCCAGTCGAGATAGCTGGCTGGTCTCGCTCCTGACCTTCGGCGAGGGGTATCATAACTATCACCACACCTATCAAAGCGACTACCGCAACGGTCCCTCCTGGTATAACTTCGATCCATCAAAATGGCTGATTTTCATGCTTTCGCTTGTGGGATTAGCCTGGTCCCTCCGTACCGCTCATGCCGCAGATTCCCGATCTTCAGATCTCTAA
- a CDS encoding putative lipoprotein, whose amino-acid sequence MKSALSVMFGVAAVALVAAPLTSYAGGTITGKVTYAGKPEQKEFLFSKFPNPKFCPQNPNKSLMDGDKRFLKQIEVSKDGGLKGAVVAVADIEDKAWMDSYAGTEVVAAFCEFLPFSGIVVNTRPFKVENTDADPEDPKSVAGVLHNPHSFTVKGSTSATGFNIGLAKKGDKLDKPVTFRGGAEKEGYFRLQCDQHEFMQSFFLPVSNPHFAVVKDDGSFELKDVPAGKHKIIAWHPFAGKAKKIEFEVDVPDGGAANLKAEIK is encoded by the coding sequence ATGAAGAGTGCGCTATCAGTCATGTTTGGTGTAGCAGCCGTCGCGTTGGTCGCGGCGCCTCTCACCTCGTATGCGGGGGGAACGATTACCGGAAAGGTCACGTATGCCGGTAAGCCGGAGCAAAAAGAATTCCTGTTTTCAAAGTTCCCAAATCCAAAGTTCTGTCCTCAGAATCCGAATAAGAGTTTGATGGACGGCGATAAGCGATTTCTCAAACAAATTGAAGTCAGCAAGGACGGTGGTTTGAAGGGGGCGGTGGTTGCCGTGGCCGACATCGAAGATAAGGCGTGGATGGATAGCTATGCCGGGACAGAAGTCGTGGCCGCATTCTGTGAATTTCTACCGTTTAGCGGTATTGTCGTCAACACTCGGCCCTTCAAGGTTGAAAATACAGATGCAGACCCTGAGGATCCGAAGTCTGTTGCCGGTGTGCTGCACAACCCGCACAGCTTCACGGTGAAGGGCTCCACCTCGGCAACGGGGTTCAATATCGGGTTGGCCAAGAAGGGTGATAAGCTCGATAAGCCGGTGACTTTCCGTGGTGGCGCGGAAAAGGAAGGATATTTCAGGTTACAGTGCGATCAGCATGAGTTCATGCAATCATTCTTCCTACCGGTGTCGAACCCACATTTTGCTGTGGTGAAGGACGACGGGTCATTCGAGCTCAAGGACGTTCCGGCCGGCAAGCACAAGATCATCGCGTGGCATCCTTTTGCCGGCAAAGCCAAGAAGATTGAGTTTGAAGTCGATGTGCCGGATGGAGGAGCCGCCAACCTTAAGGCTGAAATCAAGTAA
- a CDS encoding O-methyltransferase, family 2: MSRELSLAEVFQLGYYWETKILLTAVKLDIFSAIGEKPKVVQDIAGRIQADGPTLILLLNALVAMKLLTKESDLYGNSSTALKYLVRHSAQYVGHLLLLHDAEWNNWGNLEETIRTGRRVVDRHVFETDPELGSNVLAVLNRIGQQSGPEFARRLKLTGSERLLDLGGGAGTNAIAFCQVYAELQAVVFDLPATLKLTEKTVKNAGLQSRITLVPGDFNRDQLGGPYEVVLMSDILHYQTFQMNQDLVKKAFVSLAPGGRLIIKDRFLDETGTGPAWTTAFTVHILVNTQHGSCYKCSDAMHWMTVSGFDSIAELEKTAVVQGLKSRDA, translated from the coding sequence GTGTCACGAGAACTTTCGCTCGCGGAAGTTTTTCAGCTTGGCTATTACTGGGAGACCAAGATTCTCCTGACGGCCGTGAAGCTGGACATATTTTCGGCGATCGGTGAAAAACCGAAGGTGGTTCAGGACATCGCAGGTCGAATCCAGGCCGATGGGCCAACCTTGATCCTCCTCTTGAACGCCCTTGTCGCGATGAAGCTGTTGACGAAGGAGAGCGACTTGTATGGCAACTCTTCGACGGCGCTGAAGTACCTCGTCCGGCATTCGGCTCAGTACGTCGGCCATTTGCTTCTCTTGCACGATGCGGAGTGGAACAACTGGGGAAACTTAGAAGAGACGATTCGAACCGGTCGACGGGTAGTCGATCGCCACGTGTTCGAGACCGATCCGGAGCTTGGAAGCAATGTGTTGGCGGTACTCAATCGCATCGGACAGCAAAGCGGACCAGAGTTTGCCAGACGATTGAAACTAACCGGATCGGAACGGCTGTTGGATCTGGGCGGTGGCGCAGGAACCAACGCCATCGCTTTTTGTCAGGTGTACGCTGAATTACAGGCGGTAGTCTTTGATCTCCCGGCTACGTTGAAGTTGACGGAAAAGACGGTCAAGAATGCAGGATTGCAATCACGGATCACACTCGTTCCCGGTGATTTCAATAGAGACCAACTCGGGGGTCCGTACGAAGTGGTCCTGATGTCGGACATTCTTCACTATCAAACGTTCCAGATGAATCAGGATCTGGTCAAAAAGGCTTTTGTATCGCTGGCGCCGGGGGGACGGTTGATCATAAAGGATCGATTCCTGGATGAGACCGGTACCGGCCCTGCTTGGACCACCGCGTTCACGGTCCATATTCTTGTGAATACACAGCACGGTAGTTGTTACAAATGCAGCGATGCCATGCACTGGATGACCGTGTCGGGATTTGACTCAATCGCAGAATTGGAGAAGACGGCTGTTGTGCAAGGCCTGAAATCTCGTGACGCGTGA
- a CDS encoding Sulfatase modifying factor 1 precursor (C-alpha-formyglycine- generating enzyme 1), which produces MENKGVLVGSIVFVFASFFLMIGLLAYESYKAKQMKQLAVSVKSEARPTVNSLPAHDFSMYKTKMGDEGREMVQIPEGPFTMGSNEGDPDEAPEHQVYLKGYYLDQKEVTQEEYMRFAKMTKRAMPRIEVFDDDQSKILKPELAAMSVSWDEAAAYCKWAGKRLPTEAEWEKAGRGESKRKYPWGNEFATNAANVDGSEDGYKYLAPPGSFDAGRSPYGLYDMTGNVAEWVEDSYSEHYYQKSPFRDPKGPENADLKVVRGGSWRETEHNARLSKRFAAKHWRTDVTIGIRCASDLDQTGSSPAS; this is translated from the coding sequence GTGGAAAACAAGGGTGTTTTAGTGGGATCCATCGTTTTTGTGTTTGCATCGTTTTTTCTCATGATCGGCCTCCTGGCATATGAATCCTATAAGGCAAAGCAAATGAAACAGCTGGCCGTATCAGTGAAGTCGGAAGCTCGACCGACGGTGAACAGTCTGCCGGCTCACGATTTCTCGATGTATAAGACAAAAATGGGAGATGAGGGTCGGGAAATGGTGCAGATTCCCGAAGGTCCTTTCACGATGGGAAGCAATGAAGGGGATCCGGATGAGGCTCCCGAGCATCAAGTGTATCTTAAGGGATATTATCTCGACCAAAAAGAAGTCACCCAAGAGGAATATATGCGGTTCGCGAAGATGACCAAGCGCGCTATGCCGAGAATCGAGGTGTTTGACGACGATCAGTCAAAAATTTTGAAGCCGGAATTGGCTGCCATGAGTGTCTCCTGGGACGAGGCGGCCGCCTACTGCAAATGGGCCGGCAAGCGACTTCCGACGGAAGCGGAGTGGGAGAAGGCCGGTCGTGGCGAAAGCAAAAGAAAATATCCGTGGGGAAACGAATTCGCCACCAACGCCGCCAATGTGGATGGCAGTGAGGATGGGTATAAATATCTTGCTCCTCCAGGATCCTTCGATGCGGGACGGAGCCCCTACGGCCTGTATGACATGACGGGGAACGTAGCGGAATGGGTGGAAGATTCATACAGCGAACACTACTACCAGAAATCACCGTTTCGTGATCCCAAGGGGCCGGAGAATGCGGATCTTAAAGTTGTGCGCGGCGGCTCATGGCGGGAAACCGAACACAATGCGAGACTGTCAAAGCGATTTGCGGCCAAACATTGGCGGACGGATGTGACGATCGGCATTCGTTGCGCGAGCGATCTGGATCAAACCGGAAGTAGCCCTGCGTCATAG